One genomic region from Quercus robur chromosome 4, dhQueRobu3.1, whole genome shotgun sequence encodes:
- the LOC126722524 gene encoding receptor-like protein EIX2, with protein sequence MANMNTTFVLLLNLLYLLLITESISLEAVPSNSIAVNANVRCIEIERIALQKFRKGLKDPFNRLSSWVGQDCCNWEGIGCSNQTSNVVKFDLGSSNLCGFGGGSQYTPDQPNCLSGKLDPSLQNLKYLSYLNLSNINFQGLSFPYFLGSLKKLTFLDLSFTMFSGVVSPSLGNLTNLSYLNLIPSQFSERTLSVSNIYWLTNLSSLQYLNLQNIDLSKAETHWLQVVNMLPSLSELYLSSCGLHHLPQTLPFVNFTSLSVLDLSNNGFNSSSIPPWLFNLTALINLRINLCDLKGPIPNIARASLCNLKNLDMSFNFFIGGPITEFIQALSGCGNHRLEQLNLGSNQLSGVLPPSLGYFTHLRELHLTNNSFSGPIPSSIQHLSRLEILDLSHNLMNGTIPEFIGQLTELSTLALFSNSWEGTMTETHFLNLKKLTWFSLSSTRKSLVLNDCQNVLINDCQLGPAFPAWLKTQKNLLEISLVNSSISAKIPNWLWNLSSLPWKLDLSHNQLRGDLPKSLSFEWVDLSYNNLTGSLPLWPSVSYLSLRKNLLSGPLPVNIFQRMKKLVTLDLAGNFLNGSIPSLTIGPTGLWFVDLSDNLLSGNIPRHWMSMQNLAAIDLSRNNLLGNIPTSLCSLPTLNWLQLSYNNFSGDLFSTLQNCSSLYALDVGGNRFSGTLPKWIGKRLPSISELRLRGNLLSGPILEQLCFLARLHVLDFGHNNFLGSIPTCLGNLAGLKSLVQYSISPIRSRLLPLTYLEHMDLTAKGAQREYYSQIFLMNSIDLSRNNLTGEIPEALTKLSLLITLNLSWNQLTGKIPENMEVLHGLETLDLSCNHLSGPIPPSMSSLTFLSHLNLSYNNLSGPIPSANQFQTFIDPFIYEGNPQLCGPPLITNCSLLPSDGDTEAVDEGNEEFRSEKLWFYVSVVLGFIVGFWIVCGSLVIKKSWRHAYFNFVDEKKNRLFVAVKVNMARLQGKIEA encoded by the coding sequence ATGGCCAACATGAATACCACCTTTGTACTTCTTCTTAATCTTCTTTACCTTCTTTTGATAACCGAATCTATTTCACTTGAAGCTGTACCATCCAATTCTATTGCTGTAAATGCCAACGTGCGTTGCATTGAGATAGAGAGGATAGCCCTTCAAAAATTCAGAAAAGGTCTTAAGGATCCATTCAATAGGCTTTCTTCTTGGGTGGGTCAAGATTGTTGCAATTGGGAAGGCATAGGTTGTAGCAATCAAACGAGCAACGTAGTAAAGTTTGATCTTGGAAGCTCAAATCTATGTGGTTTTGGAGGAGGAAGCCAATATACTCCTGATCAGCCTAATTGTTTGAGTGGTAAGTTAGATCCTTCTTTACAAAATCTGAAATATTTGAGTTACTTAAACCTAAGCAACATCAATTTCCAAGGATTATCATTCCCATATTTCCTTGGCTCTCTCAAGAAGCTGACATTCCTTGACCTTTCCTTTACAATGTTTTCTGGAGTAGTGTCTCCCAGTCTTGGAAATTTAACAAATTTGAGCTATCTTAATCTCATTCCATCTCAATTTTCTGAAAGAACTCTTTCGGTTTCAAATATATATTGGCTCACCAATCTCTCTTCCTTACAATACTTGAATTTGCAAAACATAGACCTTAGCAAAGCAGAAACTCATTGGCTGCAAGTTGTTAACATGCTTCCTTCACTATCAGAGTTGTATTTGTCAAGTTGTGGTCTTCATCATCTCCCTCAAACTCTTCCATTTGTGAATTTTACGTCCCTGTCGGTCCTTGATCTCTCAAATAATGGCTTCAACTCTTCTTCTATTCCCCCATGGTTGTTTAATCTTACTGCCCTCATTAATCTCAGGATCAATTTATGTGACCTAAAAGGCCCCATCCCTAACATAGCAAGGGCTAGCCTATGCAATTTGAAGAATTTAGATATGTCGTTCAATTTTTTTATCGGTGGCCCAATAACTGAATTTATCCAAGCATTATCCGGATGTGGCAACCATAGACTAGAACAATTAAATTTGGGATCAAACCAACTTAGTGGTGTTTTGCCTCCTTCCTTGGggtattttacacatttaagaGAGCTCCATCTCACCAACAACTCATTCTCAGGCCCAATTCCATCAAGTATACAACATTTATCACGTTTGGAGATACTAGATCTCTCTCACAACTTGATGAATGGAACCATCCCAGAATTTATTGGACAACTTACTGAGTTGAGCACTTTGGCTCTCTTCAGTAATTCTTGGGAAGGTACCATGACTGAAACTCATTTCCTAAATCTCAAAAAACTAACTTGGTTTTCCTTGTCATCAACTAGGAAATCCTTAGTTCTCAATGACTGCCAAAATGTCCTAATCAATGACTGCCAATTGGGTCCTGCATTCCCGGCATGGCTCAAAACTCAGAAGAATCTTCTTGAGATCTCCCTTGTAAACTCTTCAATTTCAGCTAAAATACCAAATTGGTTGTGGAATTTGTCTTCGTTGCCTTGGAAATTAGATCTTTCTCATAACCAATTGAGGGGAGACCTTCCTAAGTCATTATCTTTTGAGTGGGTAGATCTAAGTTACAATAATTTAACCGGTTCACTCCCACTGTGGCCTAGTGTGTCGTATCTCTCATTAAGGAAAAACCTTCTTTCTGGACCATTACCAGTAAACATCTTCCAACGTATGAAAAAATTGGTCACCCTAGATCTTGCAGGAAACTTTCTAAATGGTAGTATCCCCTCATTGACCATTGGGCCGACGGGCTTGTGGTTTGTTGATTTATCGGACAATCTTTTATCTGGAAACATCCCCAGGCATTGGATGAGTATGCAAAATTTAGCGGCCATTGATCTGTCGCGAAACAATCTATTGGGTAACATCCCAACCTCATTGTGCTCACTACCTACTCTTAATTGGTTGCAACTAAGTTACAACAATTTTTCTGGAGACCTCTTTTCCACCTTGCAAAACTGCTCGAGCTTATATGCACTTGATGTTGGAGGTAATAGATTCTCAGGAACTTTGCCAAAATGGATTGGAAAAAGGCTACCTTCAATATCAGAATTGCGCCTACGAGGAAACCTGCTCTCAGGACCCATTTTGGAACAATTGTGTTTTCTCGCTCGTCTACATGTTTTGGACTTTggacataataattttttaggatCTATCCCTACTTGTTTGGGCAATTTGGCTGGTTTGAAATCTTTGGTTCAATATTCTATATCACCAATCCGTAGTCGCCTTCTTCCACTAACCTACTTGGAGCATATGGATTTGACTGCAAAGGGTGCCCAACGTGAATATTACAGTCAAATTTTCTTGATGAATAGTATAGATCTTTCAAGAAACAATCTAACTGGAGAGATTCCTGAAGCACTAACAAAGCTCTCATTACTAATTACCttaaatttgtcatggaatcaATTGACCGGAAAGATACCAGAGAATATGGAAGTATTGCATGGTTTAGAAACTCTTGACCTCTCATGCAACCATCTTTCAGGTCCCATTCCTCCAAGTATGTCTTCTTTGACTTTTTTAAGTCATTTGAACTTGTCATATAACAACTTGTCTGGACCTATTCCATCAGCCAACCAATTTCAAACTTTCATTGATCCGTTCATTTATGAGGGTAACCCACAACTCTGCGGGCCTCCATTGATAACAAATTGCTCATTATTGCCAAGTGATGGGGATACAGAAGCTGTAGATGAAGGCAATGAGGAATTCAGGTCTGAAAAGTTATGGTTCTATGTAAGTGTTGTTTTGGGGTTCATTGTGGGATTTTGGATTGTTTGCGGTAGTTTGGTGATAAAGAAGTCTTGGAGACATGCTTACTTCAATTTTgttgatgaaaagaaaaataggcTTTTTGTGGCTGTCAAAGTTAATATGGCACGTTTGCAAGGGAAGATTGAAGCATAG